In the genome of Gemmatimonadota bacterium, the window GAATACGGCGGTCTCGTGGCGTGTATTTGGGACGGCATTGTTCTCTGGAATTCCGACGACGACTGGGTTCGGGTTTTCGACGAGACGCATGAGGGAGAACCGCTGCGCTTCAACGACGTGACGGCCGATCCCGGCGGGCGGATGTTCGCCGGCTCCCTGATCGACGACGGTCTGGGCAAGTTGTACCGCTTCGATCCCGATGGCAGCGTGGAAGTCATCGAAGAGGGGATTGGCTGCAGCAACGGCATGGGATACTCGCCGGACGAAACGGTCATGTACTACACCGATTCCGCCGTGCGGACGATCTACGCCTACGATTACGACAGGACGAGCGGCTCCGTCTCCAACCGGCGCGATTTCGTCAAGCTGCCCGATACGGCGGGGGTTCCGGACGGGATGACCGTCGATGCCGAAGGATTCGTCTGGACGGCCGTCTGGTTCGACGGATGTATCGTCCGGTTCGACCCCGACGGCGTGGAGGAGCGCCGCATCGCGCTGCCGGCGATACAGACTTCGAGCGTTATGTTCGGAGGAACGGACCTGACGGACATTTACGTGACGACCGCCGGAACGTCGCTGGAACCCGGTTCGCCCCTCGATCCGAAGGACTACGACTGGCAGGCATACGG includes:
- a CDS encoding SMP-30/gluconolactonase/LRE family protein, with amino-acid sequence MMATIEKIAEVEAMVGEGPVWDPDSRTLIWTDIRTGRLFHYDPATNQNRQVHDGFNVGGFSFNEYGGLVACIWDGIVLWNSDDDWVRVFDETHEGEPLRFNDVTADPGGRMFAGSLIDDGLGKLYRFDPDGSVEVIEEGIGCSNGMGYSPDETVMYYTDSAVRTIYAYDYDRTSGSVSNRRDFVKLPDTAGVPDGMTVDAEGFVWTAVWFDGCIVRFDPDGVEERRIALPAIQTSSVMFGGTDLTDIYVTTAGTSLEPGSPLDPKDYDWQAYGENYRGGGLFRVRQDIQGKPEYMARFPWPDKPGQEE